One segment of Shewanella piezotolerans WP3 DNA contains the following:
- a CDS encoding DUF1963 domain-containing protein, which produces MSEVSWDEYWEKLKLKLAPFKRVSWEPITEEAQTSVHKSKFSGIPVVTRSGWPCCKNCNEPMQLFAQINSLDIPNEAKTPFGDGILQVFYCTNEEPHCEVDCESWAPHSEATLLRILPVEVDDTFQVTESPVKRAFPEISVVGWREQEDYPDTMELEDLGVNLSEDEIDFLCEDEVPFAGEKLVGWPCWVQGIEYPKCRVCEKEMNFIFQIDSSGEIPYMFGDSGCAHISQCAEHRNELAMVWACC; this is translated from the coding sequence ATGTCAGAAGTTTCTTGGGATGAATACTGGGAAAAATTGAAGCTAAAATTAGCTCCTTTTAAAAGAGTTTCATGGGAGCCTATAACGGAAGAAGCTCAAACGTCAGTGCATAAATCCAAGTTTTCAGGGATCCCCGTAGTTACTAGAAGTGGCTGGCCATGCTGTAAAAACTGCAATGAACCAATGCAACTATTTGCTCAAATTAACTCACTTGATATTCCAAATGAAGCAAAAACACCTTTTGGTGACGGTATTCTCCAAGTGTTTTATTGCACTAATGAGGAGCCTCATTGTGAAGTTGATTGTGAATCTTGGGCTCCGCATTCTGAAGCTACATTATTGAGAATTCTTCCGGTAGAGGTAGATGATACTTTTCAAGTCACAGAATCACCAGTTAAACGAGCATTTCCCGAAATAAGTGTTGTTGGTTGGAGAGAGCAAGAAGATTATCCTGACACAATGGAACTAGAAGATCTCGGGGTAAATCTATCAGAAGATGAAATTGATTTTTTGTGTGAAGATGAAGTGCCATTTGCAGGAGAAAAACTAGTTGGCTGGCCTTGTTGGGTGCAAGGTATTGAATACCCTAAATGTCGAGTTTGTGAAAAAGAAATGAATTTTATATTTCAAATAGATTCGTCAGGCGAAATACCATATATGTTTGGAGACTCTGGTTGTGCTCACATATCACAATGTGCCGAGCATAGAAATGAGCTAGCAATGGTGTGGGCCTGCTGCTAA
- the norR gene encoding nitric oxide reductase transcriptional regulator NorR, which produces MSLSQTDLTRIALDITAGLSDHDRFSRLLDTIRQTLHCDAAALLQFTGQQFNPLAIDGLSPDVLGRRFILSEHPRLEAIARAGDIVRFPADSELPDPYDGLIPHQGDHLVVHACIGLPLLANGDLIGAVTIDGFDPQQFNAFSDNELRTLSAIAAASLSNALMIDKLEKQAVQSQEVTTVTRINTDAPVEMIGQSTAMNALKNELNVVASTDLNVLILGETGTGKELVAQSIHQLSNRAKQALVYLNCAALPESVAESELFGHVKGAFTGAISHRSGKFEKADNGTLFLDEIGELPLGLQAKLLRVLQYGDLQKVGSDKSLKVDVRIIAATNKDLKQEVLAGRFRADLYHRLSVFPIMVPPLRERDGDITLLSGFFVERCRQKLTLKSLRLDSQSLALLNGYDWPGNIRELEHVLHRAAVLSRAQSTSDSYLIAPQHFDFQAEAPQSIVSKPKSGAKALPSNQTLKQATATFQSQYIQQVLTENQGNWAATARALALDSGNLHRLAKRIGIK; this is translated from the coding sequence ATGTCTTTAAGCCAAACTGACCTTACCCGTATCGCCTTGGATATTACCGCAGGTCTGTCTGATCACGACCGCTTCTCTCGCTTACTCGATACCATAAGGCAAACCTTACACTGTGATGCTGCCGCGCTGCTGCAATTTACAGGGCAGCAATTTAATCCGCTTGCAATTGATGGTCTGAGCCCAGATGTGCTTGGGCGTCGCTTTATTCTGAGCGAACACCCAAGGCTTGAAGCTATCGCTCGCGCTGGTGATATTGTTCGTTTTCCAGCTGACAGTGAGCTGCCAGATCCTTACGACGGCCTAATTCCCCATCAAGGTGATCACTTAGTGGTGCATGCCTGTATTGGCTTACCGCTATTAGCTAATGGCGATCTTATCGGTGCGGTCACCATCGATGGCTTCGATCCGCAGCAATTTAATGCCTTCAGCGACAATGAACTGCGTACCCTAAGTGCAATTGCAGCAGCGTCACTCAGCAATGCCTTAATGATCGATAAACTGGAAAAACAAGCGGTACAATCGCAAGAGGTAACGACTGTTACGCGGATTAACACCGATGCGCCAGTGGAGATGATAGGTCAGTCGACTGCTATGAATGCCCTGAAAAATGAGCTAAATGTGGTTGCTAGCACCGACCTAAATGTGTTGATTTTAGGTGAGACAGGTACCGGTAAAGAGCTGGTTGCTCAATCAATACATCAGCTATCTAACCGTGCCAAGCAAGCGTTGGTTTATTTGAACTGCGCCGCGTTGCCCGAATCCGTTGCTGAAAGCGAGCTTTTTGGTCATGTAAAAGGTGCTTTTACTGGCGCCATTAGCCACCGTAGCGGTAAGTTCGAAAAAGCCGATAACGGCACACTCTTTCTAGATGAAATTGGCGAGTTACCGCTAGGGCTGCAAGCCAAACTATTACGAGTATTACAGTATGGCGATCTACAAAAGGTCGGTTCAGATAAAAGCCTTAAGGTCGATGTTCGAATCATTGCCGCCACCAATAAAGATCTTAAACAGGAAGTGCTTGCTGGACGCTTTAGAGCAGACTTATACCACCGTCTCAGCGTATTTCCGATAATGGTGCCGCCACTAAGAGAGCGAGATGGCGATATCACCTTGTTGAGCGGTTTTTTTGTCGAGCGTTGTCGTCAGAAGTTAACCCTGAAAAGCTTAAGACTCGATAGCCAAAGCTTAGCACTACTCAATGGTTACGATTGGCCTGGTAATATTCGTGAATTGGAACATGTCCTGCACCGTGCGGCGGTGCTTTCAAGAGCGCAATCAACATCAGATAGTTACCTTATCGCGCCGCAGCATTTTGACTTTCAAGCTGAAGCTCCCCAAAGTATTGTTAGCAAACCTAAGTCTGGCGCTAAGGCACTGCCAAGCAATCAAACCTTAAAACAGGCGACAGCAACATTTCAGTCGCAGTACATTCAACAGGTACTCACAGAAAACCAAGGTAACTGGGCTGCCACAGCTAGAGCTTTAGCGCTCGACTCAGGTAATTTGCACCGATTGGCTAAACGTATTGGCATAAAATAG
- a CDS encoding LpxL/LpxP family Kdo(2)-lipid IV(A) lauroyl/palmitoleoyl acyltransferase, whose translation MVEKAQFSSHLYHPKYWLLWLGVGLMRLTQVLPLRIQMKMGAALGRMAMGIIGKRVNTAKRNLQLCFPEMSDAEQQVLLRENFEQTGKAIFDTINAWWWSDEKIQQHMTIKGQQHVQQTLDNGQGVILFAVHCLPLEMGARIFGQFQPGVGVYRPHNNAVMEYLQVKGRLRSNKALVPKRDLRQMVRSLRAPNVIWYTADQDFGRSSATFIPFFAVEEAATITGATTLAKLGKAKVLPFFVERNSSDTGYNIEIQAPLDNFPGENEIEDAKRGNHIIEQIINRNKSQYMWLHRRFKTRPNPEDPSLYK comes from the coding sequence GTGGTAGAAAAAGCCCAATTTTCATCTCACCTTTATCATCCTAAGTACTGGCTCCTTTGGCTAGGTGTAGGTCTGATGCGTCTCACACAAGTATTGCCTTTGCGTATTCAAATGAAAATGGGCGCTGCGCTTGGCAGGATGGCAATGGGTATTATTGGCAAACGGGTGAATACTGCTAAACGTAATTTGCAGCTGTGTTTTCCCGAAATGAGCGATGCTGAACAACAAGTTCTGCTACGTGAGAATTTCGAACAAACGGGTAAAGCCATTTTCGATACCATTAATGCTTGGTGGTGGTCCGATGAAAAAATCCAGCAGCATATGACCATAAAAGGCCAACAACATGTTCAGCAGACACTCGATAATGGCCAAGGGGTGATTTTATTTGCTGTTCACTGTTTACCGTTAGAGATGGGCGCACGCATCTTTGGCCAGTTCCAACCGGGTGTCGGCGTATACCGTCCGCACAACAATGCGGTGATGGAATATTTGCAGGTAAAAGGACGACTACGCTCTAATAAGGCCTTAGTACCGAAAAGAGATCTACGCCAGATGGTGCGAAGCCTACGAGCGCCTAATGTTATCTGGTATACCGCCGATCAAGATTTTGGCCGTTCAAGTGCCACTTTCATCCCTTTCTTCGCCGTAGAAGAAGCCGCCACAATTACCGGAGCCACTACGTTGGCAAAGCTTGGGAAAGCTAAAGTGTTGCCTTTTTTTGTAGAGCGCAACAGCAGCGACACTGGCTACAATATCGAGATCCAAGCACCACTGGACAACTTTCCTGGTGAAAATGAAATTGAAGATGCTAAGCGCGGAAATCACATCATTGAGCAGATTATTAACCGCAACAAATCACAATACATGTGGCTACATAGACGCTTTAAAACCCGTCCTAATCCAGAAGATCCATCATTGTATAAGTAA
- a CDS encoding nitric-oxide reductase large subunit, translated as MSKQRLTAMALLLVLIASFTVLLSIGSEIYREKPPIPTAYVDSQGQTLFSKDDIEQGQLVWRSMGGHQLGSIWGHGSYVAPDWTADWLHKEAQAWLDITAKQRFNKNFAQLDSQQQAGLEQALREDIRRNTVVQQANGDTDITLSATRIAAIKQVEQHYLALFGDDPKLSSLREQYAMKEGTVPSLDRREKLNAFLFWGAWAAVTERPDTDYTYTNNWPFDPQIGNTPTSDNVVWSILSIVTLIAGIGALVWHHASGKHESLPKPADQDPLFFTKPTKSQKAVGKYFVTAIGLFLLQILLGGITAHYAVEGQNFYGIPLSEILPYSVTRTWHTQLAVFWIATAWLGTGLYIAPALSGHEPKFQRIGVNILWVALVIVVLGSMAGEWIGVQQYFDLDMNFLFGHQGYEYIDLGRVWQVLLLAGLLIWLALVTAAMRPALKVKGEMRPVIWVLYASCVAIGLFYGAGLFMGKHTNLAIAEYWRWWVVHLWVEGFFETFATSVIALMLVRLGLIRARSANAAVLFATVIFLTGGLIGTLHHLYFTGTPTSVIAWGAIFSALEVVPLALIGFEAVESYRLRAASPWMIRYKWAIMFFVATAFWNLVGAGVLGFLINPPIALYFIQGLNTTATHAHAAFMGVYGMLGMGLMLFCLRGLTGQMQWNEKLLKGAFWTMNIGLAAMVFMSLLPVGIVQFFAVIDNGYWFARSPEVIHSPLVETLVWMRMPGDVLFGFGGLFMGYFLFDIIKKAIGKKKAAELDNDQASANA; from the coding sequence ATGAGCAAACAAAGACTAACTGCAATGGCACTACTGCTGGTGCTAATTGCTTCATTTACCGTACTACTAAGTATTGGTAGTGAGATCTATCGAGAGAAGCCGCCTATCCCGACGGCTTATGTCGATAGCCAAGGACAAACACTGTTTAGCAAAGATGATATCGAACAAGGTCAGTTAGTTTGGCGCTCTATGGGGGGGCATCAACTAGGGTCTATTTGGGGCCATGGCTCATACGTTGCACCAGACTGGACTGCAGACTGGTTACACAAAGAAGCTCAGGCTTGGTTAGATATTACCGCTAAGCAACGCTTTAATAAAAACTTTGCTCAACTCGATTCACAGCAGCAAGCGGGACTTGAGCAAGCTCTGCGAGAAGATATTCGTCGCAACACTGTCGTCCAGCAAGCCAATGGCGATACAGATATCACCCTTTCAGCGACTCGTATCGCAGCGATTAAACAGGTAGAACAGCACTATCTAGCACTATTTGGTGACGATCCTAAGCTATCATCACTGCGCGAACAGTATGCGATGAAAGAGGGAACCGTTCCAAGCTTAGATCGCCGCGAAAAACTCAATGCCTTTCTATTTTGGGGAGCTTGGGCTGCTGTCACTGAGCGTCCAGATACCGACTATACCTACACCAACAACTGGCCATTTGACCCGCAAATTGGCAACACGCCAACCTCAGACAACGTTGTTTGGTCAATTTTAAGTATTGTCACCCTAATTGCCGGTATTGGCGCACTGGTCTGGCACCATGCCAGCGGTAAACATGAAAGCTTACCCAAGCCTGCCGATCAAGATCCTTTGTTCTTTACTAAACCGACGAAGTCTCAGAAGGCTGTAGGTAAATACTTTGTCACCGCAATCGGTCTGTTTTTACTGCAGATATTGCTCGGTGGGATCACCGCCCACTATGCCGTCGAAGGACAAAACTTTTATGGCATTCCACTTTCAGAGATCTTGCCATACTCAGTCACCCGAACCTGGCACACCCAATTAGCAGTATTCTGGATTGCCACAGCATGGTTAGGCACAGGACTTTACATTGCACCAGCACTGTCAGGTCACGAACCTAAGTTCCAGCGCATTGGTGTTAACATACTCTGGGTTGCCTTAGTGATTGTAGTCCTTGGCTCTATGGCTGGCGAATGGATAGGTGTACAGCAGTACTTTGACCTAGACATGAACTTCCTATTTGGTCATCAAGGTTATGAATACATTGATTTAGGCCGCGTGTGGCAGGTGCTATTACTTGCAGGGCTGCTTATCTGGTTAGCACTCGTTACCGCAGCCATGCGCCCAGCGTTAAAAGTTAAGGGTGAGATGCGTCCAGTCATTTGGGTGCTATACGCTTCATGTGTTGCGATTGGGCTATTTTACGGTGCAGGCCTCTTCATGGGTAAGCACACTAACCTAGCGATTGCCGAATACTGGCGTTGGTGGGTAGTTCACTTGTGGGTAGAGGGCTTCTTTGAAACCTTCGCAACTTCTGTTATAGCCTTGATGTTAGTGCGCCTAGGGCTCATCCGTGCTCGCAGTGCTAATGCCGCAGTGCTATTTGCTACAGTAATCTTCTTAACTGGTGGTTTGATTGGTACTTTGCATCACCTGTACTTTACCGGCACACCAACGTCAGTGATTGCATGGGGCGCGATCTTCTCTGCACTTGAAGTGGTTCCGCTAGCATTGATTGGTTTCGAAGCCGTTGAAAGCTACCGTTTGCGCGCTGCAAGCCCTTGGATGATCCGTTATAAATGGGCAATTATGTTCTTTGTTGCCACCGCCTTTTGGAACCTAGTGGGTGCCGGCGTATTAGGTTTTCTCATTAACCCACCGATTGCGCTGTACTTTATTCAAGGCCTAAACACCACAGCAACTCATGCTCACGCAGCATTCATGGGGGTATATGGCATGTTAGGTATGGGGCTTATGCTGTTCTGCTTACGCGGGCTAACAGGTCAAATGCAGTGGAATGAAAAGCTATTAAAAGGTGCTTTCTGGACCATGAACATTGGCTTGGCGGCAATGGTGTTTATGTCGCTACTTCCTGTGGGGATCGTGCAGTTCTTCGCCGTGATCGACAATGGCTACTGGTTTGCTCGCTCCCCAGAAGTGATCCATAGCCCATTGGTTGAAACCTTAGTCTGGATGCGTATGCCAGGTGACGTATTGTTTGGCTTTGGTGGTCTATTTATGGGCTACTTCCTATTCGACATTATCAAAAAAGCGATAGGCAAAAAGAAAGCCGCTGAATTGGACAATGACCAAGCTTCAGCAAATGCTTAA